A portion of the Deltaproteobacteria bacterium genome contains these proteins:
- the lpdA gene encoding dihydrolipoyl dehydrogenase, producing MVMGEFTQETELLVVGGGPGGYAAAFRAADLGLEVTLVEQDPKPGGVCLHRGCIPSKSLLHLSEIMDDAGHAASMGVTFSRPSIDLERIREWKNSVNDRLADGLLDLCEKRGVQYLQGRAVFESPDHCRLSESQISHIKFKHAILCTGSRPSSLPHLEFGKEGRVMDSTLALDLRDIPESLLVVGAGYVALEMGSVYAALGSKVTLIVHRERMVRAADPDLTAPLKRRLGEIFHSIHFNTKVTSVREEKDHVEVTMEGEIEPSKQRFERILVAVGRDPNSNDLGLENTQVRINKRGYVQVDEQQRTSDPRIFAVGDVVGGYMLAHKAMHEGKVAAEVIAGRPSAFDARAIPAIVYTNPQIAWCGLTEEQARAEGRPIKVTRFPWKFSGRALSMDAPLGLTKMIFDPDTQRILGVGAVGRQAEGLIAEAVLAVEMGALAEDVALSVHAHPTLSETEGEVADIFLGRATHVLPKKTQEMSSGD from the coding sequence ATGGTTATGGGCGAATTCACACAAGAGACGGAGTTGCTGGTGGTCGGAGGTGGGCCGGGGGGCTACGCCGCCGCTTTCAGAGCAGCCGATCTGGGGTTGGAAGTCACTTTGGTGGAGCAGGACCCCAAACCCGGAGGCGTGTGTCTGCACAGGGGATGCATCCCATCCAAATCGCTGTTGCACCTGTCCGAGATCATGGACGATGCCGGGCATGCCGCCTCCATGGGTGTGACCTTCAGCAGACCGAGCATCGACCTGGAACGAATACGGGAATGGAAAAACTCGGTCAACGACCGGTTGGCCGACGGTCTGCTCGACTTGTGTGAGAAACGGGGCGTTCAATACTTACAGGGACGAGCCGTTTTCGAGAGTCCAGATCACTGCCGTCTCTCCGAATCCCAAATCAGTCATATTAAATTCAAACACGCCATCCTATGCACCGGATCCAGACCGAGTTCGCTGCCGCACCTCGAATTCGGAAAAGAGGGCCGGGTGATGGACTCCACACTTGCTTTGGACTTGAGAGATATCCCCGAGTCGCTCTTGGTCGTGGGCGCAGGTTACGTAGCCCTGGAAATGGGATCCGTTTATGCGGCTCTTGGATCCAAAGTCACCCTCATCGTGCATCGCGAGCGTATGGTGCGCGCCGCGGACCCCGATCTTACAGCTCCCCTGAAACGTAGGCTGGGCGAGATCTTCCACTCCATCCATTTCAATACAAAGGTGACATCGGTAAGAGAAGAAAAAGATCATGTGGAAGTCACCATGGAGGGCGAGATCGAACCTTCGAAACAGCGATTCGAGCGGATACTGGTGGCTGTGGGACGCGATCCGAACTCGAATGATTTAGGGCTCGAAAATACGCAAGTGAGGATCAACAAGCGAGGGTATGTGCAAGTGGATGAACAGCAACGAACCTCGGACCCGAGGATCTTTGCCGTTGGCGACGTGGTGGGAGGCTACATGCTCGCCCACAAAGCGATGCATGAAGGCAAGGTGGCCGCGGAAGTGATTGCCGGGCGACCATCGGCCTTCGATGCTCGAGCCATTCCAGCCATCGTATACACCAACCCTCAAATCGCCTGGTGCGGATTGACCGAGGAACAGGCCCGAGCGGAAGGCCGGCCGATCAAGGTGACTCGATTCCCGTGGAAGTTCTCCGGTCGCGCCCTGAGTATGGACGCTCCCCTAGGACTTACCAAAATGATCTTCGATCCCGACACGCAACGAATCCTGGGCGTGGGCGCGGTAGGTAGACAAGCGGAAGGCCTGATCGCCGAAGCCGTTCTTGCCGTGGAAATGGGTGCTCTCGCGGAAGACGTGGCCTTGAGCGTTCACGCGCATCCAACCCTTTCGGAAACGGAAGGCGAAGTGGCCGACATCTTTCTAGGCCGCGCCACTCATGTTTTACCCAAGAAAACCCAGGAAATGTCTTCAGGAGACTAA
- a CDS encoding RnfABCDGE type electron transport complex subunit D: MMVHVMVGLVPCLAGAVYLFGLRALVLALFVSALGIVTEGCFTLRQGKPITSAVLVTSLIFVLSLPPNIPFWMAAVGIVFAVVFGKMVFGGFGFNAFNPAMVGRCFIYIAFPMAMTNQWFDPFPGTPGGFAEWSPAVDAVTGATPLQVLREGGSIPLERLLAGTYTANPLYWICAGSFLFGAFFVATEPITAPKNKSVQWVYGFIIGSLIMVFRQYSSFSEGVMFSVLFMNIFAAVMDVGAREWKGRDNKAS, translated from the coding sequence ATGATGGTGCACGTGATGGTCGGGCTTGTTCCCTGCCTTGCCGGCGCTGTCTACCTGTTCGGGCTTAGGGCCTTGGTGCTGGCATTATTCGTGTCGGCTTTGGGAATCGTTACTGAGGGGTGCTTCACTTTACGCCAGGGCAAACCCATTACTTCCGCCGTTCTGGTGACCAGCCTGATTTTTGTGTTGAGTCTGCCTCCGAACATACCGTTCTGGATGGCGGCCGTTGGAATCGTGTTTGCCGTGGTTTTCGGCAAAATGGTTTTCGGCGGTTTTGGGTTCAACGCATTCAACCCTGCCATGGTGGGACGGTGTTTCATCTACATAGCTTTTCCCATGGCGATGACCAATCAGTGGTTCGATCCATTTCCGGGTACTCCGGGGGGCTTCGCTGAATGGTCTCCGGCAGTCGATGCAGTGACGGGCGCCACTCCGCTGCAAGTACTACGTGAGGGCGGTTCCATTCCACTGGAGCGTTTGTTGGCGGGAACTTACACCGCGAATCCGTTGTACTGGATCTGCGCCGGCTCTTTCCTGTTTGGCGCTTTTTTCGTGGCCACGGAACCGATTACTGCTCCCAAGAACAAAAGCGTCCAGTGGGTGTATGGATTCATCATCGGCTCGCTGATCATGGTATTTCGCCAATATTCCAGCTTCTCCGAGGGGGTGATGTTTTCAGTGCTGTTCATGAACATATTCGCTGCGGTGATGGACGTGGGTGCAAGAGAGTGGAAGGGTCGGGACAACAAAGCGTCATGA
- a CDS encoding FMN-binding protein, translating to MKKIRSFSIYYMFLLTLFFTAVVSLIHGLNEERITVNEKIKLQRIILQVLDISLPAEADDRQALEIFNKRVASKEVDGNAIYIATSEDGHGIEGYAIDLHGPGFWGPVYGMMGIGPKLDRVLGIAFYKHTETPGLGGRITESWFMDQFKGKKIGDMQGETAPYFRLKPPGTAKVPHEVDAIAGATGTSRAVERLINEGLHRYLPLLAQLPPEPK from the coding sequence ATGAAGAAAATACGAAGCTTTTCAATCTACTATATGTTTCTTCTGACCCTGTTTTTCACGGCTGTGGTGAGCCTGATTCATGGACTGAATGAGGAACGCATAACGGTTAACGAGAAAATCAAACTCCAGAGAATCATTCTCCAGGTTCTCGATATCTCCTTACCGGCAGAGGCGGACGATAGACAGGCACTCGAGATATTCAATAAACGCGTGGCATCGAAGGAGGTGGATGGGAACGCTATCTACATCGCTACCTCCGAAGACGGCCATGGTATTGAGGGATACGCCATCGACTTGCACGGTCCCGGATTCTGGGGTCCGGTCTACGGAATGATGGGTATCGGTCCGAAGTTGGACCGGGTGCTCGGTATCGCCTTCTACAAGCATACGGAGACACCAGGCTTGGGCGGACGCATCACGGAATCCTGGTTCATGGACCAGTTCAAAGGGAAGAAGATCGGAGACATGCAAGGGGAAACGGCGCCGTATTTCCGGCTGAAACCACCGGGGACGGCCAAGGTCCCCCATGAAGTGGACGCCATTGCCGGCGCCACCGGCACCAGCAGGGCCGTCGAGCGGCTCATTAACGAGGGCCTGCATCGATATCTTCCCTTACTGGCGCAACTGCCTCCGGAACCAAAATGA
- a CDS encoding NADH:ubiquinone reductase (Na(+)-transporting) subunit D, with amino-acid sequence MAKLTGQAIIIKGLWTDNPVFRQILGICSALAVTNLMLNTLIMGLSLIFVTALSNVTVSVLRNVTPTRIRMMVQTLIIASYVIIVDILLKAYLPDISEALGAYVGLIITNCIIMGRCEAFARHNPVWPSFVDGIASGVGYALVLLAVAFFREAAGFGSIFGVPLIPSEWTRWTIMVMPPGAFFMLGIIIWVVRSIGGKELQKDETTS; translated from the coding sequence ATGGCCAAATTGACGGGTCAAGCCATCATCATCAAGGGCCTCTGGACGGACAATCCGGTATTTCGCCAGATTCTGGGCATCTGTTCCGCACTGGCCGTAACCAACCTGATGCTGAACACCCTGATCATGGGCTTGAGCCTTATTTTCGTAACGGCGCTTTCGAACGTCACGGTTTCCGTATTGCGCAACGTCACTCCCACGCGCATTCGAATGATGGTCCAGACGCTGATCATCGCCTCCTACGTTATCATAGTGGATATTCTGTTGAAGGCCTATCTACCGGACATCAGTGAGGCATTGGGCGCGTACGTGGGTCTCATCATCACCAACTGTATTATCATGGGCCGGTGTGAAGCTTTTGCGCGCCATAACCCGGTGTGGCCCTCCTTTGTAGACGGTATTGCCAGCGGCGTTGGATACGCCCTGGTTTTGCTCGCGGTGGCGTTTTTTCGAGAGGCGGCGGGCTTCGGCAGTATTTTCGGGGTGCCGCTTATCCCGTCCGAATGGACCAGATGGACCATCATGGTCATGCCGCCGGGTGCATTCTTTATGCTTGGTATCATAATTTGGGTGGTCCGGTCCATCGGAGGCAAAGAGTTGCAGAAAGACGAAACCACCAGTTGA
- a CDS encoding NADH:ubiquinone reductase (Na(+)-transporting) subunit E (Part of the NQR complex which consists of NqrA, NqrB, NqrC, NqrD, NqrE and NqrF; NQR complex catalyzes the reduction of ubiquinone-1 to ubiquinol by two successive reactions, coupled with the transport of Na(+) ions from the cytoplasm to the periplasm; NqrE is probably involved in the second step, the conversion of ubisemiquinone to ubiquinol.), translated as MEVGLTAFVIFFAAIFTNNILLTNFLGMCSFLAISREVKSSLGLGLAVIFVMTWTSALNYLVYYYLLVPSNLTQFRYIAFIIVIAAFVQLVEMIIERYSPVLYIVLGVFLPLITVNCAILGVCLFMIIREYSFLSSIAYGAGGGIGWTLAIVAMGGIRQKLAHATIPKPLEGPGITLIIAGLMALAFMGFSGMIQIQ; from the coding sequence ATGGAAGTAGGTTTGACCGCTTTCGTCATTTTTTTCGCGGCCATCTTCACAAACAATATTCTATTGACCAATTTTCTGGGCATGTGCTCGTTTCTGGCCATTTCCAGGGAGGTAAAATCCTCGCTGGGATTGGGCCTGGCCGTGATTTTTGTGATGACCTGGACCTCGGCCCTCAATTATCTGGTGTATTATTATCTACTTGTGCCCTCCAATTTGACGCAATTCAGGTACATCGCGTTCATCATCGTCATCGCGGCATTTGTCCAACTGGTGGAAATGATCATCGAGCGCTATTCTCCCGTATTGTATATAGTTCTGGGAGTATTCCTGCCTTTGATCACGGTGAATTGCGCTATTCTGGGGGTCTGCCTCTTCATGATCATAAGGGAGTACAGCTTCCTCTCTTCCATAGCCTATGGCGCCGGGGGCGGGATCGGTTGGACCCTGGCCATCGTGGCCATGGGCGGAATTCGACAGAAGCTGGCCCACGCCACGATTCCAAAACCGCTCGAAGGTCCGGGCATTACGCTTATCATCGCCGGCTTGATGGCCCTAGCGTTCATGGGATTCAGCGGCATGATCCAAATCCAGTGA
- a CDS encoding 2Fe-2S iron-sulfur cluster binding domain-containing protein, which yields MLQIALGLLALSAFAGFLALCLEAADAYFADYGECRVNINRGEKELVAEGGGNLLSVLTDQRIFIPSACGGRGSCGLCKIKVLEGAGPLLPTETPYLDPEEIANNVRLSCQVKLRNDVKIEIPPELFLIKEYKVRVAGIRDLTPDTKEFRFQLLDPGAISFKAGQYLQVNIPEYEGCDEPVYRAYSIASPESKPEEVTLVVTKVPEGIATTYLHDLLEEGSEITLNGPYGDFYLGESDRDVFMIATGSGLAPIMSLLYKIADEGIQRKTTVIFGDRTRNDLFYIEELEELGQRIPSLEIITTLSRPVEEDRWNGRKGRVTDVLKDRLESGENTEVYVCGNPAMVEAVEKLALESGVPRDRIFYDKYA from the coding sequence ATGCTCCAGATCGCCCTCGGACTTCTCGCCTTGAGCGCCTTCGCTGGATTCCTCGCCTTGTGCCTCGAAGCTGCGGATGCGTATTTCGCCGACTACGGGGAATGCCGGGTGAACATCAATCGGGGAGAAAAAGAGTTGGTCGCTGAAGGCGGCGGTAACTTGCTGTCGGTTCTGACCGACCAGCGTATTTTCATACCGTCGGCCTGCGGTGGACGGGGCAGCTGCGGACTGTGTAAAATAAAGGTCTTAGAAGGGGCCGGGCCTCTTCTTCCAACGGAAACACCTTATCTCGATCCGGAAGAAATCGCGAATAACGTCCGGTTGTCGTGTCAGGTCAAGCTTCGAAACGACGTCAAGATCGAGATTCCCCCGGAGCTGTTTTTAATAAAGGAATACAAGGTCCGGGTGGCCGGGATTCGGGACCTGACGCCCGATACCAAGGAATTCCGCTTCCAACTGCTCGATCCGGGCGCCATCTCCTTCAAGGCCGGCCAGTACCTTCAGGTGAACATACCCGAATACGAAGGATGCGATGAACCGGTATACAGAGCCTATTCCATTGCCTCACCGGAAAGTAAACCGGAAGAAGTGACGCTGGTTGTCACAAAAGTGCCTGAGGGGATTGCCACCACGTACCTCCACGATTTGCTGGAGGAAGGCAGCGAAATCACGCTCAATGGTCCATACGGGGATTTCTATTTGGGAGAGTCGGATCGAGACGTTTTTATGATCGCCACGGGTTCCGGACTGGCCCCGATCATGTCTCTGCTCTACAAAATAGCGGACGAAGGAATTCAAAGGAAGACCACTGTGATTTTCGGCGATCGGACCCGAAATGACCTTTTTTATATCGAGGAACTGGAAGAGCTGGGTCAACGTATCCCGTCCCTCGAAATTATAACAACGCTTTCCAGACCTGTGGAAGAAGACCGATGGAACGGCAGAAAAGGTCGGGTGACGGATGTGTTGAAGGATAGATTAGAGAGCGGGGAGAACACTGAAGTTTACGTATGCGGTAACCCTGCCATGGTGGAAGCCGTTGAGAAACTTGCTCTGGAATCGGGCGTCCCCCGTGACAGAATATTCTATGACAAGTACGCCTAA
- a CDS encoding threonine ammonia-lyase gives MRPSVDHARAAWRVLQTVISPSPLIHSQVLSRDVGAQIFLKLESLQETGSFKVRGAYYRLACLNEHERRVGVVAASAGNHAQGVAWAASKLGIDATIVMPEDVSLRKLMAVKEYGPEIVLHGTFYDDAFARATKISEETGKILVSAFNDPYVIAGQGTIGLELEHELEDDTVVVVPVGGGGLISGISLAAKALNPNIRIVGVQAENCPSAIRSLEESRPTFTEASPTLADGIAVKKPGELTFPIIRELVDEMVSVGEEAIAGAILTLIDRASLVAEGAGAVPLAALMENKLHTRARRYILILSGGNIETNTIDRILQRGAIRMGRLIRIEVNLPDVPGALWNLLGIVADEKANILHIVHDRLALQNPIQVSRVELNLETRGPEHAQEVVDRMLRSGYRVQRIL, from the coding sequence ATGAGACCTTCTGTCGATCATGCGCGTGCGGCGTGGCGGGTCCTTCAGACCGTCATATCGCCTTCTCCGTTGATCCATTCCCAGGTCCTGAGCCGGGACGTGGGCGCACAGATCTTTCTCAAGCTGGAAAGCCTTCAGGAAACAGGGTCCTTTAAGGTTCGTGGAGCCTATTATCGCTTGGCCTGCTTAAACGAGCACGAGCGAAGAGTGGGGGTGGTCGCGGCCTCGGCGGGCAATCATGCCCAGGGGGTAGCCTGGGCCGCGTCTAAGCTGGGCATCGACGCGACCATCGTCATGCCGGAGGACGTATCCCTGCGCAAGCTGATGGCCGTTAAGGAATATGGGCCTGAAATCGTTCTTCACGGCACTTTTTACGATGATGCTTTCGCTCGAGCGACCAAGATCTCCGAGGAAACCGGCAAAATTCTGGTCTCCGCGTTTAACGACCCTTATGTCATTGCGGGTCAGGGAACCATTGGGCTTGAATTGGAACACGAGTTGGAAGATGACACCGTTGTTGTCGTGCCCGTTGGCGGAGGCGGACTCATTTCCGGCATCTCCCTTGCCGCAAAAGCGCTCAACCCGAACATCCGCATCGTTGGTGTTCAAGCGGAAAACTGCCCTTCAGCCATACGCTCCCTCGAGGAAAGCCGACCCACGTTCACGGAAGCTTCGCCTACTCTGGCTGACGGCATCGCGGTGAAGAAGCCAGGCGAACTCACGTTTCCCATTATCCGGGAACTGGTGGATGAGATGGTTTCGGTCGGTGAGGAAGCGATAGCCGGAGCCATTCTCACTTTGATCGATCGCGCGAGCCTGGTGGCTGAGGGAGCCGGCGCCGTGCCTCTGGCCGCTCTGATGGAGAACAAACTCCATACTCGGGCAAGGCGCTATATCCTCATTTTGAGCGGTGGGAATATCGAAACGAACACCATCGACCGGATTTTGCAGCGGGGCGCCATCCGGATGGGACGCCTTATTCGCATTGAGGTAAATCTGCCGGACGTACCGGGTGCTCTCTGGAATCTCCTCGGAATCGTGGCCGACGAAAAGGCCAATATCCTTCACATCGTCCATGATCGACTGGCGCTTCAAAATCCTATTCAGGTGTCCCGCGTCGAATTGAACCTCGAGACGCGCGGCCCCGAGCACGCCCAGGAGGTCGTTGATCGAATGCTGCGGAGCGGTTACCGGGTGCAACGAATATTGTAA
- a CDS encoding 2-hydroxyacyl-CoA dehydratase produces MTLFPSLKYRFVKDVAAPIAMSLRRKRQKASKPNPFLGPPLRCSGRLKQIMMRHYFLARSAKGARPIAWVTSGAPVEMLRALDFYTLYPENHGALCGATRMAPEMCGLAEEKGFSRDLCSYARTDLGHVFSGLTPAGKLPKPDVLFCSNNICQTVQYWYKQLAYVWRIPLILFDTPFITGDEISDVDVRYMADQLRDMIPDLERVARKSFDMERFKEVLRLSKEASLTWGRILETMKARPAPMTIFDAFVHMAPIVSLRGLPVTLRYYRTLLAELMERVDLGIGGIAREERRLMWDNIAIWFKLKDFSALFAEQGYNFVCATYTNAWVETTPLINFEEPVFDSMAKTYGLVILNRGLGHRLNLMERMIREYQVDGLVIHSDRSCKPYSVGQYDLQRILEERCGIKTVVIEADMADSRSYSEEQVKTRLQAFFEV; encoded by the coding sequence ATGACTCTTTTCCCGTCGTTAAAATACCGATTCGTAAAGGACGTCGCTGCTCCTATTGCCATGTCCTTGCGCCGCAAACGTCAGAAGGCGAGCAAGCCCAATCCGTTTCTAGGCCCGCCGCTTCGCTGCTCCGGACGGCTCAAACAGATCATGATGCGTCACTATTTCCTTGCGCGGAGCGCCAAGGGAGCCCGACCCATTGCGTGGGTGACGAGCGGGGCTCCGGTGGAAATGCTCCGCGCGTTGGATTTCTACACGTTGTATCCTGAAAATCATGGGGCCCTCTGCGGCGCAACGAGGATGGCTCCCGAGATGTGCGGTCTGGCCGAAGAAAAGGGATTCTCCCGCGATTTGTGCTCGTATGCTAGGACCGATCTGGGGCACGTGTTTTCCGGCCTGACCCCTGCCGGGAAGTTGCCCAAACCGGACGTGCTGTTCTGTTCGAACAACATTTGCCAGACCGTGCAGTACTGGTACAAACAGTTGGCCTATGTCTGGAGAATTCCCCTGATCCTGTTTGACACCCCTTTTATCACGGGTGATGAGATCAGTGACGTTGACGTCAGGTACATGGCCGACCAGCTTCGCGATATGATTCCGGATTTGGAACGTGTAGCACGGAAGAGTTTCGACATGGAGCGGTTTAAAGAAGTACTCCGGCTTTCCAAGGAAGCATCGCTCACGTGGGGTCGCATTCTCGAGACGATGAAAGCGCGACCTGCACCCATGACCATATTCGACGCGTTCGTGCATATGGCGCCCATTGTTTCTTTGCGTGGATTGCCGGTGACGTTGCGTTATTACCGGACCTTGTTAGCCGAATTAATGGAGCGGGTGGATCTTGGGATTGGGGGCATAGCGAGGGAAGAGCGCCGCCTCATGTGGGACAATATTGCGATCTGGTTCAAACTCAAGGACTTCTCTGCGCTCTTCGCCGAGCAAGGGTACAATTTCGTGTGTGCGACTTACACCAACGCCTGGGTTGAAACCACGCCCTTGATCAACTTTGAGGAACCCGTCTTCGACTCGATGGCAAAGACGTACGGACTTGTGATTCTGAATCGGGGGTTGGGTCACAGGCTGAATTTGATGGAGCGGATGATTCGGGAATACCAGGTCGACGGGCTGGTGATCCACTCGGATCGAAGCTGCAAACCGTACTCGGTCGGCCAATACGATCTCCAACGAATATTGGAGGAGCGTTGCGGCATTAAGACGGTAGTCATCGAAGCCGACATGGCGGATTCCCGTTCTTACTCGGAAGAACAGGTCAAAACCAGGTTACAGGCGTTCTTTGAAGTCTGA
- a CDS encoding 2-hydroxyacyl-CoA dehydratase codes for MDRTAYLLSQKQHGRPVIGVFPAQYPKEILWAFGLVPAEIWDPKLRTTEAGQHLQPYTCSVARLGLELVLQGKCDFVSGFLFPHTCDSIQNLGSMIHDFVRPEVPCHFFYHPKAPYGPHSNTYYMEQLRKLVLELGRFYGPLDRDNLHSALVSSNRVRKAQLELRELRAKSRLPVSNVEYYRVLRLGEFLLPEDYLRELEVLKLQASDSAKGLKKVVVSGVLPNPEGLLEILDGIGLHIAADDFLSIGRRWSPFLDTSLEDPFESLAKSYFSMPPCSTKGSSVEDRLAHQVELVEVTGAKAVIFWITKFCETELFDVPFLMKELKDRGIEGLSVETELHQSTFGQLVTRLEAFSELLA; via the coding sequence ATGGATCGAACAGCGTACCTGCTTTCACAGAAGCAACACGGGCGTCCCGTGATCGGCGTTTTCCCGGCTCAATATCCTAAAGAAATCCTGTGGGCCTTCGGCCTCGTTCCGGCGGAAATCTGGGACCCGAAGCTCCGCACTACGGAGGCCGGCCAACATCTTCAACCCTACACCTGCTCCGTCGCGCGGCTGGGGCTCGAGCTGGTTCTGCAGGGCAAATGCGATTTCGTGAGCGGGTTTCTGTTTCCGCATACCTGCGATTCCATACAGAACCTAGGTTCCATGATACATGATTTCGTGAGACCGGAGGTTCCGTGTCACTTCTTCTATCATCCTAAAGCCCCCTACGGGCCCCATTCCAATACCTATTATATGGAACAGCTCCGGAAACTGGTCCTTGAACTGGGGCGGTTCTACGGTCCTTTGGACCGGGACAATCTACATTCGGCCCTCGTGTCGAGCAACCGGGTGAGGAAAGCTCAACTGGAGTTACGGGAGCTTCGGGCTAAAAGTCGGCTGCCGGTTTCCAATGTCGAGTATTACCGCGTGCTTCGTCTGGGAGAATTCCTGCTTCCCGAGGACTACCTTCGCGAATTGGAAGTGCTGAAGCTACAAGCTTCCGACAGCGCCAAAGGCTTGAAGAAAGTGGTGGTATCCGGAGTACTACCGAACCCTGAAGGACTACTTGAGATTTTGGATGGAATAGGTCTTCACATAGCCGCTGATGACTTCTTGTCCATTGGCCGTCGATGGAGTCCTTTCCTGGACACTTCTCTGGAAGATCCTTTCGAAAGCCTGGCAAAATCCTACTTCTCCATGCCCCCTTGCAGCACCAAAGGCTCCAGCGTCGAGGATCGTTTGGCCCATCAGGTCGAGCTTGTAGAAGTGACAGGGGCGAAGGCCGTCATCTTTTGGATCACCAAGTTCTGCGAGACCGAGCTTTTCGATGTACCGTTCCTGATGAAAGAACTGAAAGACAGGGGCATCGAGGGTCTTTCCGTTGAGACCGAACTCCACCAGAGTACTTTCGGGCAGCTAGTGACTCGCCTGGAAGCATTCAGTGAGCTCCTGGCCTAG
- a CDS encoding universal stress protein: protein MDVARKILLCIDESENAERAVHYLGRFLLGAPGYRITILSIVDEPSEDFFKDDRDREDFINKKQKKVDECLEKARRTLLDYGFDPSAIRIQTYVKECSNMAQCILDHRAQEDYGTLVLGRRGISKSEEFLFGSISNKIIHYAKNCTIWVVN, encoded by the coding sequence ATGGACGTTGCCAGAAAGATCCTGCTGTGCATAGACGAGTCGGAGAACGCCGAGCGCGCGGTCCATTACCTTGGCCGCTTTTTGCTCGGCGCTCCCGGTTATCGCATTACCATACTCAGCATCGTGGACGAGCCTTCGGAAGATTTCTTCAAGGACGACAGGGATCGGGAAGACTTTATCAACAAGAAACAGAAGAAGGTGGACGAGTGCCTGGAAAAGGCCCGCCGCACTCTTCTTGACTACGGCTTTGATCCGTCTGCGATTCGCATTCAGACCTACGTCAAAGAGTGTTCTAACATGGCCCAATGCATACTTGACCACCGCGCGCAAGAAGACTATGGTACGTTGGTGCTGGGACGCCGCGGCATCAGCAAGTCGGAGGAGTTTCTGTTTGGCAGTATATCCAACAAAATCATTCACTACGCCAAGAACTGCACCATTTGGGTGGTCAATTAG
- a CDS encoding zinc ribbon domain-containing protein, producing MPIYEYQCQECKWEFSVLVLRMEEEGNLTCTNCGGKRLKKLISRVTFHVSESDRLAQYDPRASKSDTFYKDSRNIGLHAKKRAQEMGVDLGPSFENKLEKLRTDPGSVLKDSE from the coding sequence ATGCCTATATACGAATATCAATGCCAGGAGTGCAAATGGGAGTTTTCGGTCCTGGTTCTGCGTATGGAAGAGGAAGGTAACCTAACCTGCACAAATTGCGGCGGAAAGCGCTTGAAAAAGCTCATTTCGAGAGTGACTTTTCACGTATCCGAGTCCGATCGGCTCGCGCAATATGATCCCCGGGCTTCCAAGTCCGACACGTTTTATAAGGATTCGCGAAACATCGGTCTCCATGCGAAAAAACGAGCGCAGGAGATGGGTGTGGATCTGGGACCCTCGTTCGAGAACAAGCTCGAGAAATTACGAACGGATCCGGGGAGCGTGCTCAAAGACAGCGAGTAG